Proteins encoded together in one Salvelinus namaycush isolate Seneca chromosome 26, SaNama_1.0, whole genome shotgun sequence window:
- the LOC120021577 gene encoding glutathione S-transferase theta-3-like, producing MALEIYLDLFSQPCRSVYIFAKKNNISFDFMKVSLLEGEQYGEEFGKINMIRKAPAIRDGDFCLAESIAIMKYLAEKYQTSDHWYPADLQKRARVNEYLSWQHMGIRMHGSKMFWLRLLIPKIMGVEVPKDKMDGALEDLEGSLKLIEEKFIGDKPFIAGDQISLADLVAIVEIMQPVGSGLDVFEGRPKLSAWRDRVQAEIGKELFDEAHRGILASQEMVKNMDSSKMQVFKPKILRFFL from the exons ATGGCTTTAGAAATTTATTTAGACCTTTTCTCACAGCCATGTCGCTCGGTGTATATCTTTGCCAAGAAAAACaacatttcttttgattttatGAAGGTTTCGCTTTTGGAAG GAGAGCAGTATGGAGAAGAGTTTGGGAAGATCAACATGATCAGGAAAGCTCCTGCAATCCGAGATGGAGACTTCTGCTTGGCTGAAAG CATTGCCATCATGAAGTATCTGGCAGAGAAGTACCAGACCTCAGACCACTGGTATCCAGCCGATCTGCAAAAGCGGGCCCGTGTCAATGAATACCTGTCCTGGCAGCACATGGGCATACGTATGCATGGCTCAAAGATGTTTTGGCTCAGG CTCTTGATTCCAAAGATCATGGGTGTGGAGGTCCCCAAGGACAAGATGGATGGAGCCCTGGAGGACCTGGAAGGCTCTCTGAAACTCATTGAAGAAAAGTTCATTGGGGACAAGCCCTTTATCGCAGGAGACCAGATCTCCTTGGCCGACCTGGTGGCCATTGTTGAGATCATGCAG CCTGTCGGTTCCGGCTTGGATGTGTTCGAGGGGAGACCTAAGCTAAGTGCCTGGCGAGACAGGGTTCAGGCGGAGATCGGGAAGGAGCTGTTCGATGAGGCTCACCGGGGGATTCTTGCGTCCCAGGAAATGGTCAAGAATATGGACAGCAGCAAGATGCAGGTCTTCAAACCCAAGATCTTGAGATTCTTCCTCTGA